A window of Thermoplasmatales archaeon genomic DNA:
ATTTCCATCTGTTATCTTGCAATCTGTTGTAAAATCAGTTATTGGAGGAGAAAACATTATTTTCTTTACAACTTCAGCATCTATTTTTCCATAATATTGGTTTCCCAATTCTTCGAATTTTATGTCTCTTTCAGAAGGAGTATAAAAGAGAGTATAATATTGATAGCCGGTTGCATTCAGCAAAAGATGAGCAAGCCTGAAGAAAGGCGCTTTAAGCACTTCATATCCTATAATATCTCTCCTTACTTTAAAATCAAATGGATTGTTTGCACTCCATAAAAATCCATCCTTCTTCCTTATAACATTATGATGGTATAAGCCAAATTCAAGAAGAGCTATTTCCTTTTCCTCCGCATCAGCAATAAGCCATTGAGCATTCATCACTCCTGTATTTCCTTCAAGAAGATATTTTATTACATCATCTATACTGCTTCCATACTGGATTGCCATCCTTGCCCTTATTGCAAGAGGTATCCCACGCAACTTAAAGAACCCCTGTATGAAAGTTGTTTCAATCATAGCCAAGCCCTCATCATTCTGCCAGAAATCCTCATCGCTCCATATATAGCCAGGAGAAGTAGAAATAATCAAGCGATGGCCGCTGCTCGGCTCTATATCAAGAATTACATTCCATCTTTGAGCTATATAATAGCTATACCACCAACCCCCACACCACACACTATCGCTTATAACAATATTTCCATCTTTTGTCGCATTTCCAACAGCTGCAAATCCATTGCAGTGATGGACTGGATAAAATGAGAGAGCAAATTCATAAAAATCCTTGGTTTTAAAAGAAAAAGCATTAAAGATATCTCTCAAAATATGAAATCCTTTCGGGAAGTTTGTTAAAATACTCATCAGTTCATACATTTCATTAAGAGCAAGAATGTCCTCATATGTTATATCCTCTCCATATATTTTAACCCCTCTTGCTTTTGCTCCATCAGCTATTCCCCTTATCTCTTCTCTATACTCTTCTGGATAATATGGCCAGAATATTTTTATAGCAAGTTTTTTGCATTCATTCCACCATCTGGCAGATAATTCTTCGTATCTTGAAGAATTTATATCAACTGGCAAATATTTTATAATAAATGGGCAATTATGAATTATATTGCTCCATCTATAAATCATATCAGTTATTTCAGCATATAAAAGCCATCCATGCTGATAGCCACGCTCATATGCATCTCCTTCTATATGAACATAAATCCATCCCTGAATGTTATACCTGCATGCATTTCCATAAACACTGTTTCCTTCGATTTTTAATTCATAATTAACAGGGGTTATAAACAGCAAGGCGAGTAGCAATGAAAGAAATTTCATAAAGAAAATATCAGAAGGTTTTAAATAAGTATTGTCTTCATTATAAATCCAACAAATAAGGCAGTGAAAAGCATTATTGTTGTGGATTTTATCATATCCTTCCAGCCAAGCTCCTTTAGAAGAAC
This region includes:
- a CDS encoding PQQ-binding-like beta-propeller repeat protein, giving the protein MKFLSLLLALLFITPVNYELKIEGNSVYGNACRYNIQGWIYVHIEGDAYERGYQHGWLLYAEITDMIYRWSNIIHNCPFIIKYLPVDINSSRYEELSARWWNECKKLAIKIFWPYYPEEYREEIRGIADGAKARGVKIYGEDITYEDILALNEMYELMSILTNFPKGFHILRDIFNAFSFKTKDFYEFALSFYPVHHCNGFAAVGNATKDGNIVISDSVWCGGWWYSYYIAQRWNVILDIEPSSGHRLIISTSPGYIWSDEDFWQNDEGLAMIETTFIQGFFKLRGIPLAIRARMAIQYGSSIDDVIKYLLEGNTGVMNAQWLIADAEEKEIALLEFGLYHHNVIRKKDGFLWSANNPFDFKVRRDIIGYEVLKAPFFRLAHLLLNATGYQYYTLFYTPSERDIKFEELGNQYYGKIDAEVVKKIMFSPPITDFTTDCKITDGNLIFNNSLWAFFGNPTYIWNTSSLNKLKGVVDVPPAGWVRIDGVAYNFTPNFKKNEGSKGREGRLLWTFEFGDKNYDYAILKSDGKNIYACFNKTLYVLSENGSLIMEKSFGEEINDLEIKDGIIYVATDKISYSFSIDGKSLWKGEGGKEIEVGDKIYLSNDLIKYRDKIYYVDGNKIYCDKWSYNASGKILSLLIEDNIYFGAIDGIYCLNKNGELKWKLDTGWGIVDIDCRNEIYAACLDGNLYCIDKNGELKWIFSTNASLKGIDAYGDKIFVSSTDGRFYAVNKSGKVDFSFSPAYEINGLYNFITTPISKPVITNGKVFFSAIGKIYCMDAETFEVLNEENNKGISLIIIIILIAIIGLAATYLYKRK